Part of the Vigna angularis cultivar LongXiaoDou No.4 chromosome 1, ASM1680809v1, whole genome shotgun sequence genome, cagtgaaacTACACGTTTAAGGACATACTATTTTGTCAGTTTTTCTACAACAAaaatttgatacactttaaaaagtTACTTAAGTTAgtaaactcatatatatatatatatatatatatatatatatatatatatatatatatatatatatatatatatatatatatatatatatatatatatatatatatatatatatatatatatatatatatatatatacatactaaAGTTTTTCTATTCAGACCACATCATTGTGCAGCTAGTTGTCTTCAGTCTTATCTATATACTAATTTACgttctttaaatattaaaaagaaaacgcAATAAAACCTATATGGATGGAGAACTCAAAGTGGGAAAGCCCTATTGGAACATTACTTGAATAAATTGGAAAAATTAATCACTTGTCTGTATGAGTTATACCTATAACAGTTTTTACAATTAGGTTGACTATAACACCAATTTGACTACTAAATGTCTACTCTTTCCAATCGTAATTACTGTTATATAGCTCGTACCATAGACATAGACTGAAGTAGattcttctttttatcattCAAAACTTCTTTCCAAACTATACAAACTTCTTACAAAATATAAcactttctatatatatatatataaatcatgaCACTACATTcgatataaaatattaaaacttaataattatAGGTTTTGGTTTCTTATGTAACACccaactttttcatttttatctattatGAAAACTTCCAACTTTCAAGTTCCTACGAAGTTCGGTTCATTTTAACAAAAACTGCCACAATCTACAAAGAGTAACACATGCGGGCACAGGTACTCATtacaaaaccaataaaaaacCTTTACTAAGAATATGAATAACATTCAAAGTTGAGCAGAGCCAATCAATTTAGTGAGGCCAAACGTTACAGCCATAGCCATCCAACCTCCAATCAAAACCCTGAGACAAGACCTCATCACTGGAGTTTTTCCAAGAACTGCTCCTAACCCTCCAAACACCAACAGCGCCAGGCTAACCGCTGCAACAACAACTCCCATCCTAATCTTGTGGCTCCTTATAAACACAGCTGCTAACATTGGCACCAAAGCACCAATAGAAAATGCCAGTGCTGATGCCAGTGCAGCCTGAAATGGGTTTGGCAACTTCTCCCTTTGAGGTTCTCCATTCACTCCTCCATTATTATTAGCTTCCCTCTCTCTTTTAAGCTGAGTCA contains:
- the LOC108339689 gene encoding vacuolar iron transporter homolog 4, producing MANLGARINDVSSNQVEIPVHCDGVEPKPSEESNIDYSQRAQWLRAAVLGANDGLVSVASLMMGVGAVKQDISAMLVAGFAGLVAGACSMAIGEFVSVYTQYDIEMTQLKREREANNNGGVNGEPQREKLPNPFQAALASALAFSIGALVPMLAAVFIRSHKIRMGVVVAAVSLALLVFGGLGAVLGKTPVMRSCLRVLIGGWMAMAVTFGLTKLIGSAQL